In Bradyrhizobium manausense, the sequence CCGGTTATCCTCCGAGTTGATCGCCGGGGTCGTCGTCGGAGCGGGGATTGGTTGGGGTTTCGACCGCTTGCTGTCGACGTCGCCTTTCGGATTTATCGTGTTTACGCTGCTGGGCTTCGTGGCCGGCGTGGTGAATGTGGTGAGGACGGCAGGCGCAGGTCAGAACAGCCGTGGTGGTTCTTAAGCCGATCCGAAAAGAGAGGAATTGATCGCGCCGGCTTCGTCGGTGCGGGCCGGCCTGGCCGGCAGACCGAGACCAGCCGGCATTGTCCGGCAGACCAAGAGATGCCGCGCCGATGAAAATCGATCCGATCCACCAGTTCAACATCGAGCCTCTCTTCACGATCGGCCATATCGGCAATCACACGATCGCCTTCACCAATTCGTCGCTCTACATGCTGGTGGCTGTGGCGCTCATCTCGATCCTGATGCTGGCGAGCGGCACGCAGCTCGTTCCGGGCCGCCTGCAGTCGGTCGCCGAGATCTCCTACGAATTCGTCGCCTCGACCATCCGTTCGACGGCCGGCGCGGAAGGCATGAAGTTCTTCCCGCTGGTCTTCTCGATCTTCATGTTCCTCTGCGTATCGAACCTCGTCGGCGTCATCCCCTATACGTTCACGATCTCGAGCCATCTGATCGTCACGGTCGCGCTGGCGCTGCTGGTCTTCTTCACGGTGTTGATCTACGGCGTCGCCAAGAACGGCCTGAAGTTCTTCAAGATTTTCGTTCCTCACGGCGTCCCCGGCTACATCCTGCCGCTGGTCATGTTCATCGAGGTCCTGTCGTTCTTCCTGCGGCCGGTCTCCCACAGCGTCCGTCTGTTCGCCAACATGCTGGCCGGCCACATCGCGCTGAAGGTGTTCGCGGGCTTCGTCGCCATGCTGGGCTTCTCGCTCGGCGCCATCGGCTGGGTCGGCGGCGTGCTGCCGCTGGCACTCACGATCTCGCTGTACGCTCTCGAGATCCTGGTCGCGTTCCTGCAAGCCTATGTGTTTGCGATCCTGACCTGCATCTACCTCAACGACGCCATTCATCCGGGACACTGAGCGGTCCGGGGAATTTCCACCCACAACCCTATCTTTCTTCCAAGGAGTCTAAAATGGATCCGGCATCAGCAAAACTTATCGGCGCGGGCATCGCGTGCATCGGCATGGGCGGTGCGGGCGTCGGCGTGGGCGTGATCTTCGGCAACTACCTCGCCGCAGCCGTCCGCAACCCGTCGGCCGCGCAGGGCCAGTTCGGCAACCTGATCTTCGGCTTCGCCGTGACCGAAGCGCTCGGCATCTTCTCGCTGCTGATCGCGCTGCTTCTGCTGTTCGTTTTCTAAAGAACGACTTCTTTCGCGCCGCTTCATCCGAAGCGGCGCGTGACAGCAACAGGAGTACTCCATGGCCGAGAGTCATGGCGAGGCGAAAGGTCCGGCGACCGGCGCCCACAGCGAAGCCGACGGCGGTCATCACGCCGGCGCGTTTCCGCCGTTCGACAGCAGCACCTTCGCTTCGCAGCTGGTGTCGCTCGCGATCTTTTTCGTCCTGCTTTACGTGATCGTGTCCAAGCTCGCCCTGCCGCGCGTCGGCGGTGCGATCGAGGCGCGTCAGAACAAGCTCGAGGGTGACCTTGCCGAGGCGCAGAGGCTGAAGGATCAGTCCGAAGCGGCGCTGAAGGCCTATGAAGGCGAACTCGCTTCGGCGCGCTCGCGAGCGCAGGCGATCGGCAACGAATCTCGCGACAAGGCCAATGCGCAGGCGGACGCCGAGCGCAAGGCTCTGGAAGAGCAGCTGGCAACCAGGCTCGCCGAGGCGGAGAAGACCATCGCCTCGACCCGCACGGCCGCCATGAGCAATGTCCGCGGCATCGCGGCCGATGCGGCAGGCACCATCGTGCAGCAGCTCACCGGCGTCGTTCCGGATGCGGCGTCGGTCAACGCCGCCGTTGATGCGTCCTTGAAGGGTTAGTCGATATGTTCTTCGAACCTGAAACCTGGGTCGCCGTCGCCTTCGTGATCCTGATGGTCGTGTTCGGCTATGTCGGGGTCTTCAAGAAGGCGATGGCTGCGCTCGACCATCGCGCCGACCGCATCAAGGCCGAACTCGACGACGCGACCCGTCTGAAGCAGGAAGCCGCCAAGGTGCTCGCCGACTACAAGGCACGCAGTGCCTCGGCTGAACGCGAGGCCGCCGATATCGTCGCCAACGCCAAGTCCGAAGCCGAGCGCATCGCGACCGAAGCCAAGGCGAAGATGGAAGACTTCGTCGCCCGCCGTACCAAGACCGCGGAGAGCAAGATCGCGCTCGCCGAGGCCCAGGCGCTGGCCGATGTCCGCGCCGCAGCCGCGGAAGCCGCAGTGCAGGCCGCCTCCACGATCCTGTCGCACTCGGTCAAGGGCCAGGTCGCCGACGATCTGCTCGCCAAGGGCATCACCGAAGTTCGGCAGAAGCTGAACTGAGGGATTGCCTCCTCATCAATCAAAAAGCCGGCGCAATGAGCGCCGGCTTTTTTGTTGGCTGGATGTTTCCTCATCATCATGGCCGGGCTCGTCCCGGCCATCCACATTCCTTCAGGTCAAGGCAAAGACGTGGATGCCCGGGACGAGCCCGGGCATGACGACTCCTCGCAAATTCTCGCCCTACTTCTTCTTCCGCGTCCTCGGCTCGGGCGACAGCGCCTGCGGGTCGAAGCCGACATAGAAGATGTAATTGTCGGCCACCGCCGCCGACGGCACCGGATAGGACAGGTCCTCGGCGACGAAGGTGAAGGGCACGCTGCCGCTCTCCATCGCGACCGTGGTCCGGTAGGCCTTCGAGGCGATCACCTTCTCGCCGACGCCGCCCTGCACCACGGCAATGCGCAGCGGAACCTCAACCGAGGGAGGCGCACCGGCGGGGCCTGCGATGACGCGGCCCTGGATGCCGATGCGCGCGGTGATCTCGCCGCCGTTGCGGATGCATTCACGCGCCATCTTGGTGATCGAGGCCTGGAAGCGCACGTCGTTGCCGACGGCCGGCTTGCCCGTCGCGCCGACCCCGTAGGTCGACGCACCGGCACGCACCGTGACCTGCGGGCAATCGAGATCATCATCGGCCGCGGGCTGGCCCGGCGCAGGTGCCGGCTTGGGCGGCGCGGGCTCGTCGGATTTACCGCCGAACAGGCTCTTGAAGCGGTCAGTCAGCGATTGCGCCGCGACAGGCGAAACGACCGCGAATGAGACCGACAGCGCCAGCGCAATCAACGGACCCCGCCGCAGCGCATTCCGCAATGATCGAAGCTCATTCATGAACGCCAGTACTCCATGACAACATCCGGCCAATCGCCGGCTTGTGCGGGTTATATCGCCAAAATCGGCGATCCCAAGGCGATAAGACAAGACAGGAAAAAGGCTTATCCCGGCGCGCGAGGCAGCCGGCTCAGCCGCGAAAATCCTCGTGCAGCAGGCCGAACAGGAGATGGTCCTGCCAGACCCCGTTGATGCAGAGATAGCGGCGCGCCAGCCCCTCGCGGGAGAAGCCGCACTTCTCCAGCACGCGTATCGACGGCGCATTGGTGGGGATGCAGGCGGCCTCGACGCGGTGCAGATTGAGCTCGCCGAAAAGCGTCGGCAGCAGCACCCGCAGCGCCGCCGTCATGTAGCCGCGATGGGCATGGGGTTGGCCGACCCAATAGCCGATGGTGCCGGCCTGGACGATGCCGCGGCGGACATTGGCGAGCGTGATGCCGCCGACCATGGCACCGTCGAGTTCGCGGAAGATCAGAAAGGGATAGGAGCGGTCCGCCGCGATATCCTCGGAATAACGACGCAGGCGGCGGCGGAAGCCGGACCGGGTCAGGTCGTCCGACGGCCAGATCGGCTCCCACGGGGTCAGGTAATCGCGGCTGGTCTCGCGCAGATGCGCCCACTGCAGGAAGTCCGACATCTGCGGCGCGCGCAGCAACAGGCCGTTGCCGCGAGGGGCGAGCGCAGCAGGTCCACTGGAAGGCAGGCGAAAGAGGGCCATGGTGATGCTTCCCGAGGGCGGGTCGTGCGCGGCTCCCTAGTGCAGCCGCGCCTTGGCACGCGCCTTGGTCAATCCTTCCGCAAAAGACACCGCCGTGTCCAGACCCCTGCCACTGCCCAATGCAACCACCGCAGGGCGGCTACGCGAAAGCAGTGCACGCGCCGCATCGCGGGTCGATTCGACACTGACGGCATCGATCCGGGCCACCAGTTCCTGCACCGTCTGCGGCCGGCCATAGGCCAGCACGTGCCGGGCGAGCTGTTCGGCACGCGACGAGCAACTCTCCAGCGCCATCAACAGACCCGCCTTCATCTGCGCCTTGGCGCGGGCGATCTCGGCCTCGGTCAGGGTCTCGACCGAATCGTTCATGATGTCGACCACGACCTCCATCATTTCCGGCGCATCGGCGGGATCGGTGCCGGTGTAGAGGCCGAAGAAGCCGGTGTCGGTATAGGGCGCGTGGAAGGAATAGATGGAGTAGCAGAGGCCGCGCTTCTCGCGGACCTCCTGGAACAGCCGCGACGACATTCCGCCGCCGAGGATGTTGGTAAAGACCTGGAGCGAGAACAGCGACGGATCGGTCTGCGGTACGCCTTCCAGCGCCAGCGTCAGATGCGCCTGCTCGAGCTCGCGATGCACCACCTTGGTGCCACCCTGGCCGAATTTGGCAGCCAGCGGCTTCGGCCCCGGCGTCGCCTCGAAGCTCGCAAAGCGCTTCTCGACCTCGGCGACCACCTGCTTGTGATCGACGGCGCCAGCCGCCGCAACCACCATGTCGGGGCCGCGATAATGTGTCGAGAGGTAGTTGCGCAGCGAGTCGCGATTGAAGCTTTTCAGCGTCTTGGCGGTGCCGAGCAGCGAGCGGCCCATCGGCTGGTCGGGATAACAGAGCTCGTTGAGATGCTCGAACACGACGTCGTCAGGCGTGTCCTGCGCCGCGCCGATCTCCTGCACGATGACGTTCTTCTCGCGTTCGAGCTCTTCAGGCTCGAAGGCGGGATTGGCCAGGATGTCGGCGAGCACGTCGAGCGCCAGCGGCACGTCGGCCTTCATCACCCGGGCATAATAGGACGTCGTCTCGGTCGAGGTGCCGGCATTGAGATCACCGCCGACCGCCTCGATCTCCTCCACGATCTCGCGCGAGGAGCGCCCGGTCGTGCCCTTGAACGCCATGTGCTCGAGCAGATGCGAGATGCCGTGCTCGTTCGGCTTCTCGTCGCGGCCGCCGACGCCGGCCCAGACGCCGAGCGCGGCGGTCTCGAGGTGGGGCATGTTGTCGGTGACGACGGTCAGGCCGGAGGCAAGCTTGGAGATCTCGACGCTCATCCGGCAACTCCCTGTTTTGCAGCGCGGCTGACCGACAGCACGAACCGCTCCACCTCGCTCTGATCGTTCTTCATCACCTTCATATGTTCAGATTTGGTCATGAGACCGTCGAGCCAGGCCGGCAGTTGCGGCCGCTGGCCGCAGGCTGCATCCACGGCATCAGGGAATTTGGCGGGATGCGCGGTCGAGAGCACGATGTTGGGCACGGTGGTGTCGGTGGTGTCGCGGTCGGCGACCGCGAGCGCCACGGCGGTGTGCGGATCGACGAGTTCGCCGGCCTCGCGCCAGGCGGCTCGGATCGCAGCCGCGGTCTCGGTCTCGTCGGCGCGGCCAGCGTCGAATTCTTCGCGGATCGTGGCGAGCGTCGCGTCCGGCAGCACGAAACGCCCCGACTGCTTCAGCGAGTCCATCAGCCGGCGCACGCCGGCCGCATCGCGCTTGCCTGCCTCGAACAGCAGCCGCTCGAAATTCGAGGAGATCTGGATGTCCATCGAGGGCGATGCAGTCGCGTGCACCTCGCGCACCTCGTAGATGCCGGTCTTGAGCGTGCGGGCGAGGATGTCGTTGACGTTGGCGGCAATGCGCAGGGTGCGGACCGGCAGACCCATGCGCTTGGCGACGTAGCCTGCGAAAATATCGCCGAAATTGCCGGTCGGCACGATGAAGTCCACCGCACGCGCGGGCGCGCCGGCGGCGACCGCAGCGGTGAAATAATAGACCACCTGGGCAACGATGCGCGCCCAGTTGATGGAATTGACGCCGGACAGCGAGGTCGCATCGCGGAAGCGATGGTTGTTGAACATCCCCTTCACGAGCGCCTGGCAGTCGTCGAAATTGCCCTCGATGGCGAGCGCATGGACATTGGCCGCGCCCGTCGTCGTCATCATCCGCTGTTGCACCTCGGAGATGCGCTTGTGCGGGAACAGCACGATGAGGTCGACATTCTCCAGACCCGCAAAGGCTTCGACCGCTGCGCCGCCGGTGTCGCCCGAGGTCGCGACCACGATGGTGGTGCGCTGGCCACGCTTGGCCAGCACATGGTCCATCAGCCGTGAGATCAGCTGCATCGCCACGTCCTTGAACGCGAGCGTCGGTCCGTGAAACAGCTCCAGTACGAATTGATGCGGCGACATCTGGCGCAGCGGCACCACCGCCGGATGTCGGAAAGTGGCGTAAGCCTCATTCGCCATGCGGCCGAGCTCGGCGTCGGAAATCTCGCCGCCGACGAACGGACGGATGACGTCGACCGCGACTTCCCAATAGGGGCGACCGAAGAAGCCGGCAATCGCTTCGGTCGAAAGCTGCGGCCAGGTCACCGGCACATAGAGGCCGCCGTCGCGGGCAAGCCCGGTCAGCATCACGTCGCAGAAGCCAAGCTCAGGGGCTTCGCCCCGGGTCGAGATATAACGAGTCAAACTGCCCTCCAAAGGCTCGCCCGATCTGAATTCAGGGCCTTAAGCCTTTGATTTCACGATGTTCCTAGTTCTTGAGCCAGAGGCTTTGGGCACCATAGAGTGTTTTGCGGAGCCGCACCATGCCCAACGAAAAAGGGCTGCGGCGATGCCGCAGCCCCTCTCTTGGAAGGTCTGTCGTTGATGGTGCAGACCCGGTTTTCCGTGGTGGGGCGCCTGCCCCCGAAATCGTTGGTTCGAGCTATCGACGTCCGTCATGAGATCGTCAAGGAGAAAAACGGCGCGTAGCGCCGAAGGTTCCTGTTTTTCCCGATATGCCCCGGCGACGCTGGCGCACCGGAGCACATCCGCACCGTCTCTTTGCTTCCTTTTCCCGAGTCGTTGCTGTGGGGAAGGAACGAACGGCACCGCGGCCCATTGTGTCGGCGGATGGTATCAGCCGTCGTCCACGCATTGCCCGGACGCGCGGCGGCGCCGATCCGTCGGCCGAACCGGCTGCATCCTGGAGCAGCCGGTTCGGTCCCTGGCGGTGTCAGCCAATCCCGATTTCCACGGCGATCCGGATCAGGTCGGAGTGGTTCTTGGCCCCTAACTTCTGCTTGAGCAGGGACGTGGTGTTGGCCACGGTCTTGTAGGAGATGCCGAGTGCCTCGGCGACCTCGACGATCTTGTCGCCGCGCCCCAGCAGGCGGAGAATCTCGAGCTCCCGTGGCGTCATCTGCGAGGCCGGATTGGCCTTGATCGCAGCGCCGGAGAACGTCACGGCCTCCGCGAGCTGCGGCGAGATGAAATTATCGCCTGCGGCCACCTTGCGCACGGCCTTGAGCAGGATCCGGGGGTCGTCGCCCTTGGAGACATAGCCCTGCGCCCCCAGCTCCACCGCGCGCACCACGAACGCCGGATCGTCGTTCATGCTGAACATGATGATCTTGGCCTCCGGGTCGTCCTTGCGGATCCGGCGCATCAGCTCGAAACCGGAGACATCGGGCAGGCTGATGTCGATCACCGTGACGTCGGGGCGCTTGCTGACATAGGCTCGATGGCCTGATTTGGCGTCGGTCGCCTCGTCGATCCGGATCGACTGGTCCGATGCGAACAGGGTGCGGCAGCCGGACAGCACCACCGGATGGTCGTCGACAATCAGGACTCGGGTCGCCGGCTTGGCGGTATCTTGCATCGGGCGCTCGCTTGTTTTCTGGACTCATAGACTGGCGGGAACAAATGGAAAGAGAAAATCCCGCCAAAGCGCGTTAGAATCGACCTAATGTGGCAACGACTTTCGTTTAAGGCCCAGCTGTTTCTCCCGCTCGGGGTGAGCTTTCTCACAATCCTGGCGTTGGGCGGCGTGCTGCTCCAGATGTTTGCGGCCGGCCAGCTGGCCGACGAGAATGAGCCCGGTCGACACTCGGCCCGGGCCGTCGCTGTCGCGCTCAACAGTAGCCTCGCCGCGTCAGACAATCCCCGGAAGATGCTCGACGCCTTTGTCGGTTCCTTGGGCACCTCCTCCGATATCCAATTCCGACCCGTGGAAGCGGGTCCCCCACCGTCCGCGAGGGACGGCCTGCGGGATGTGCATGGCGTGCCGCAATGGTTCGTGGACCTGATTGCCGTCCCTGACATGGACGCCGCCACGCCTGTCATGATCGACGGCAAGCATATCGGCGATGTCGTGTTCGTGCCCGACCTGTCGGCCGACCTGTTCGAAAAATGGATCGGCTTTCTGGCGCTGACGAGCCTGGTCGCGACGCTGATGGTGCTGACCGGAACGATTGCCTATCTCTTCGCAGGATCCGTGCTGCGCCCCCTGCAAAATCTCGCCACCGGCCTCACGCGTATCAGGCGCGGCGACTATGCGACACCGATTCCGATCGCAGGCCCCCCGGAAATCCGGCAGAGCGGTGAGGAGGCCAATGCGCTGGCGACGACGCTCGCACAATTGAGCCAGGACAATCGCGATCTCCTGCACCGGCTGGTGTCGCTCCAGGACAATGAGCGGCGCGATCTCGCACGTGAGCTGCATGACGAGCTCGGGCCGCTGTTGTTCAGCATCCGTGCCGGCACCATCGTACTGAGCGAAGCGTTGCCGCAGACAGGACATGTCGGCAACTCCGTGCAGGAGGTGATGCGATCGGTCGAGGCGCTTCAGCAAACCAACCGTCGCATCCTCGACCGGTTACGTCCGCTCTACATCGAGGAACTGGGACTCGAGACCAGCCTGCAAACCCTGCTCCAGAACTTTCGAAAGCAAGCGCCGCATATCAGCCTGACGGCCTCGCTCGATCCCGATCTGAACGAGATCGACGGCCCGCTCGCCCAGACTGTCTATCGCCTGATCCAGGAGGCGCTGACCAACGTTCTGCGCCATGCTGCGGCAGGCAACGCCCATGTGCAGACGAGCATCGCCGGCAACACACTCGCCATCGATATC encodes:
- the thrC gene encoding threonine synthase, with protein sequence MTRYISTRGEAPELGFCDVMLTGLARDGGLYVPVTWPQLSTEAIAGFFGRPYWEVAVDVIRPFVGGEISDAELGRMANEAYATFRHPAVVPLRQMSPHQFVLELFHGPTLAFKDVAMQLISRLMDHVLAKRGQRTTIVVATSGDTGGAAVEAFAGLENVDLIVLFPHKRISEVQQRMMTTTGAANVHALAIEGNFDDCQALVKGMFNNHRFRDATSLSGVNSINWARIVAQVVYYFTAAVAAGAPARAVDFIVPTGNFGDIFAGYVAKRMGLPVRTLRIAANVNDILARTLKTGIYEVREVHATASPSMDIQISSNFERLLFEAGKRDAAGVRRLMDSLKQSGRFVLPDATLATIREEFDAGRADETETAAAIRAAWREAGELVDPHTAVALAVADRDTTDTTVPNIVLSTAHPAKFPDAVDAACGQRPQLPAWLDGLMTKSEHMKVMKNDQSEVERFVLSVSRAAKQGVAG
- a CDS encoding F0F1 ATP synthase subunit B; its protein translation is MAESHGEAKGPATGAHSEADGGHHAGAFPPFDSSTFASQLVSLAIFFVLLYVIVSKLALPRVGGAIEARQNKLEGDLAEAQRLKDQSEAALKAYEGELASARSRAQAIGNESRDKANAQADAERKALEEQLATRLAEAEKTIASTRTAAMSNVRGIAADAAGTIVQQLTGVVPDAASVNAAVDASLKG
- a CDS encoding F0F1 ATP synthase subunit A, translated to MKIDPIHQFNIEPLFTIGHIGNHTIAFTNSSLYMLVAVALISILMLASGTQLVPGRLQSVAEISYEFVASTIRSTAGAEGMKFFPLVFSIFMFLCVSNLVGVIPYTFTISSHLIVTVALALLVFFTVLIYGVAKNGLKFFKIFVPHGVPGYILPLVMFIEVLSFFLRPVSHSVRLFANMLAGHIALKVFAGFVAMLGFSLGAIGWVGGVLPLALTISLYALEILVAFLQAYVFAILTCIYLNDAIHPGH
- a CDS encoding ATP F0F1 synthase subunit B (Produces ATP from ADP in the presence of a proton gradient across the membrane. Subunit B is part of the membrane proton channel.) → MFFEPETWVAVAFVILMVVFGYVGVFKKAMAALDHRADRIKAELDDATRLKQEAAKVLADYKARSASAEREAADIVANAKSEAERIATEAKAKMEDFVARRTKTAESKIALAEAQALADVRAAAAEAAVQAASTILSHSVKGQVADDLLAKGITEVRQKLN
- a CDS encoding GNAT family N-acetyltransferase; the protein is MALFRLPSSGPAALAPRGNGLLLRAPQMSDFLQWAHLRETSRDYLTPWEPIWPSDDLTRSGFRRRLRRYSEDIAADRSYPFLIFRELDGAMVGGITLANVRRGIVQAGTIGYWVGQPHAHRGYMTAALRVLLPTLFGELNLHRVEAACIPTNAPSIRVLEKCGFSREGLARRYLCINGVWQDHLLFGLLHEDFRG
- a CDS encoding M16 family metallopeptidase encodes the protein MSVEISKLASGLTVVTDNMPHLETAALGVWAGVGGRDEKPNEHGISHLLEHMAFKGTTGRSSREIVEEIEAVGGDLNAGTSTETTSYYARVMKADVPLALDVLADILANPAFEPEELEREKNVIVQEIGAAQDTPDDVVFEHLNELCYPDQPMGRSLLGTAKTLKSFNRDSLRNYLSTHYRGPDMVVAAAGAVDHKQVVAEVEKRFASFEATPGPKPLAAKFGQGGTKVVHRELEQAHLTLALEGVPQTDPSLFSLQVFTNILGGGMSSRLFQEVREKRGLCYSIYSFHAPYTDTGFFGLYTGTDPADAPEMMEVVVDIMNDSVETLTEAEIARAKAQMKAGLLMALESCSSRAEQLARHVLAYGRPQTVQELVARIDAVSVESTRDAARALLSRSRPAVVALGSGRGLDTAVSFAEGLTKARAKARLH
- a CDS encoding histidine kinase, with amino-acid sequence MWQRLSFKAQLFLPLGVSFLTILALGGVLLQMFAAGQLADENEPGRHSARAVAVALNSSLAASDNPRKMLDAFVGSLGTSSDIQFRPVEAGPPPSARDGLRDVHGVPQWFVDLIAVPDMDAATPVMIDGKHIGDVVFVPDLSADLFEKWIGFLALTSLVATLMVLTGTIAYLFAGSVLRPLQNLATGLTRIRRGDYATPIPIAGPPEIRQSGEEANALATTLAQLSQDNRDLLHRLVSLQDNERRDLARELHDELGPLLFSIRAGTIVLSEALPQTGHVGNSVQEVMRSVEALQQTNRRILDRLRPLYIEELGLETSLQTLLQNFRKQAPHISLTASLDPDLNEIDGPLAQTVYRLIQEALTNVLRHAAAGNAHVQTSIAGNTLAIDISDDGAGFPADNVFGRGLTGMQERVRALSGSLSLQRADERTYVSCRLPLETARDGSAAT
- a CDS encoding F0F1 ATP synthase subunit C, whose translation is MDPASAKLIGAGIACIGMGGAGVGVGVIFGNYLAAAVRNPSAAQGQFGNLIFGFAVTEALGIFSLLIALLLLFVF
- a CDS encoding response regulator transcription factor — encoded protein: MQDTAKPATRVLIVDDHPVVLSGCRTLFASDQSIRIDEATDAKSGHRAYVSKRPDVTVIDISLPDVSGFELMRRIRKDDPEAKIIMFSMNDDPAFVVRAVELGAQGYVSKGDDPRILLKAVRKVAAGDNFISPQLAEAVTFSGAAIKANPASQMTPRELEILRLLGRGDKIVEVAEALGISYKTVANTTSLLKQKLGAKNHSDLIRIAVEIGIG